The following proteins are co-located in the Pseudomonas antarctica genome:
- a CDS encoding MFS transporter, whose translation MGNQAQDTVRKRRRAFLGATSGHLIEWYDYGVYGFLAVYIGQAFFVSDDPTTSLLASFAAFALSFFIRPLGGLFFGPLADKIGRRKTLIMALVMMTGSTVMLGVLPTYATLGIAAPILLILVRCVQGFSAGGEIGTVTSFISEYAGPGRRGFATCWLMVTAVLGLLLGGAVANGMTWILGADVMQEWAWRVPFLIAAPLGFISMYIRLKLEDSPEFLALQRAGQTSRAPLREVWQWKRAIALVFFIITLHSSIFYLVLTFASTYMAKILKFDSGTTLLYVFVASFSAAFVMPFGGAFTDKYGRKPFLMVIGTLATLAMFWLFKAAPTATAASFFAPLMAVAILFGLYASSTYALMSELLPTRIRSTGIAVAYNVPVAVFGGSAPLISTWLIKVTGDITSPWYFYVATGVVSLIALVALRKEDFVASGSPVVPSVGAAQLQARASTATVSAEAPVA comes from the coding sequence ATGGGCAATCAAGCGCAAGACACGGTCCGCAAGCGGCGCCGTGCGTTTCTCGGTGCCACTTCCGGTCACTTGATCGAGTGGTACGACTACGGCGTCTACGGCTTTCTCGCCGTGTACATCGGCCAGGCGTTTTTCGTCTCCGATGACCCCACCACCAGCCTGCTCGCCAGCTTTGCCGCATTCGCCCTGAGCTTTTTCATCCGGCCCTTGGGTGGGCTGTTCTTCGGCCCGCTGGCGGACAAGATCGGCCGCCGTAAAACCCTGATCATGGCGCTGGTGATGATGACCGGCTCGACGGTGATGCTCGGCGTGTTGCCGACCTACGCGACGCTGGGCATCGCGGCGCCGATCCTGCTGATCCTGGTGCGCTGCGTGCAGGGTTTTTCGGCGGGCGGTGAGATCGGTACTGTTACCAGCTTTATCTCGGAATACGCCGGGCCGGGTCGACGCGGGTTCGCGACCTGCTGGTTAATGGTCACGGCCGTGCTCGGCCTGCTGCTGGGCGGCGCCGTGGCCAATGGCATGACCTGGATCCTCGGCGCCGACGTGATGCAGGAATGGGCCTGGCGCGTGCCGTTCCTGATTGCCGCGCCGTTGGGCTTTATCTCCATGTACATCCGCCTCAAGCTGGAAGACAGCCCCGAGTTTCTCGCCCTGCAACGCGCCGGCCAAACCTCCCGCGCACCGCTGCGTGAAGTCTGGCAATGGAAGCGGGCGATCGCCCTGGTGTTCTTTATCATCACCTTGCACAGCTCGATCTTTTACCTGGTGCTGACCTTCGCTTCGACCTACATGGCCAAGATCCTCAAGTTCGACAGTGGTACCACTTTGCTCTACGTATTTGTCGCCAGTTTTTCGGCGGCCTTCGTGATGCCGTTTGGCGGCGCATTTACCGATAAATACGGGCGCAAGCCGTTCCTGATGGTGATTGGCACCTTGGCCACGTTGGCGATGTTCTGGCTGTTCAAGGCGGCGCCGACCGCAACGGCCGCGTCGTTCTTCGCACCGTTGATGGCAGTGGCGATTCTGTTCGGGCTGTATGCCTCGTCGACGTATGCGCTGATGAGCGAACTGCTGCCGACACGCATTCGCTCTACCGGCATTGCGGTGGCGTACAACGTGCCGGTCGCCGTGTTTGGCGGCAGCGCGCCGCTGATCTCTACCTGGCTGATCAAGGTGACGGGCGATATCACCTCGCCGTGGTATTTCTACGTGGCCACCGGCGTGGTGTCACTGATTGCCCTGGTGGCGCTGCGCAAAGAAGATTTTGTCGCCAGCGGCAGCCCGGTCGTGCCTTCGGTGGGGGCCGCACAGTTACAGGCCCGGGCTTCCACCGCCACGGTGAGTGCAGAAGCCCCAGTGGCGTAA
- a CDS encoding LysR family transcriptional regulator, giving the protein MTDALKPLDIDTVQAFVRVADFASFTRAAEALDTSQAAISLKLKRLEERLGYRLLERTPRHVRLSPQGEQFIVAARALLNAHERALGDMGTQPSRRLVIGISDHVAGPDLPTWLGRLAAYDPLLILEIRIASSRDLVAAFDRNELDAVIVRNEGDRRDGEVLAVERFGWFAAPTWRHNPGLPLRLATMAPPCGVRHLAVRALDEAHIDWTEVFVGGGVMAVGAAVSAGLGVAALAHRVAPAGAVDVSEQCGLPALPVSEVVLHSRISDLRSRETLRTLSATFRGVLPR; this is encoded by the coding sequence ATGACTGATGCGCTCAAACCCCTGGATATCGACACCGTGCAGGCCTTCGTCCGGGTCGCCGACTTCGCCAGTTTCACCCGTGCCGCCGAGGCCCTCGACACGTCCCAGGCCGCCATCAGCCTCAAACTCAAGCGTCTGGAAGAACGCCTCGGTTATCGACTGCTGGAGCGCACGCCCCGCCACGTAAGGCTGTCGCCCCAGGGCGAGCAGTTCATCGTGGCCGCTCGCGCCCTGCTTAACGCCCATGAACGCGCATTGGGCGACATGGGTACCCAGCCCTCGCGGCGTCTGGTGATCGGCATCAGCGACCACGTCGCCGGGCCGGACTTGCCCACCTGGCTCGGCCGCCTCGCCGCGTACGACCCTTTGCTGATCCTCGAAATACGCATCGCCTCCTCCCGCGATCTGGTGGCCGCGTTCGACCGCAACGAGCTGGACGCGGTGATCGTGCGCAACGAAGGCGACCGCCGGGACGGCGAAGTGTTGGCAGTGGAACGCTTTGGCTGGTTCGCTGCGCCGACCTGGCGACACAACCCCGGCCTGCCCTTGCGCCTGGCAACCATGGCGCCGCCGTGCGGGGTCCGGCATCTGGCGGTCAGGGCGTTGGATGAGGCCCATATCGACTGGACTGAAGTGTTTGTCGGCGGTGGTGTGATGGCGGTGGGCGCGGCGGTGAGCGCCGGCTTGGGTGTCGCCGCCCTCGCCCACCGAGTGGCCCCGGCCGGGGCGGTGGACGTGAGCGAGCAATGCGGTTTGCCCGCATTGCCCGTCAGTGAAGTGGTGCTTCACAGCCGCATCAGTGACCTGCGGTCCCGCGAAACATTGCGCACGTTAAGCGCAACGTTTCGCGGCGTGTTGCCGCGCTGA
- a CDS encoding DUF4865 family protein — translation MFAKQYSHRLPADYNMGVIRRRAEQLGPLWDHAEGLLFKAFIAQERGQATGNVYASVYLWADPLQAADFLLGERFQKVLDSFGRPHIESWLPLDVQQGPARQALSLYREQWSLEPGADRAGILAEEKRRNQQLADSPDTFAVFLALDVQAWRLVRITLSAKPLQMDHPGTGYQVLYLAQGVAR, via the coding sequence ATGTTTGCCAAACAGTATTCACACCGCCTGCCTGCCGATTACAACATGGGGGTTATCCGCCGCCGCGCTGAGCAATTGGGGCCGTTGTGGGATCACGCTGAAGGGCTGCTGTTCAAGGCATTTATCGCCCAGGAACGCGGGCAAGCGACGGGCAATGTCTATGCGTCGGTGTACCTGTGGGCAGACCCGTTGCAGGCCGCCGACTTCTTGTTGGGCGAGCGTTTCCAGAAGGTGCTCGACAGCTTTGGCCGCCCGCACATCGAAAGCTGGTTGCCGCTGGACGTGCAGCAAGGGCCCGCGCGGCAGGCGTTGAGTTTGTACCGGGAGCAATGGTCATTGGAGCCAGGGGCGGATCGAGCCGGGATATTGGCCGAGGAAAAACGACGTAACCAGCAGTTGGCTGACAGCCCGGATACATTCGCGGTCTTCCTGGCGCTGGATGTGCAAGCGTGGCGCCTGGTGCGGATCACGCTCTCGGCCAAGCCGCTGCAGATGGACCACCCGGGCACGGGTTACCAGGTGCTCTATCTGGCGCAAGGCGTTGCGCGATAG
- a CDS encoding histidine phosphatase family protein has protein sequence MPATRLTLICHAATASQKLGRFADDESVSMDWQHAAFSLAGRFKKNPRLVCGPEARTRETAGLFGADAQVEDALRDADLGAWKGQAINQLDGDALMAWATDSTSTPHGGESVEQVCARVGQWLQSLETQPGHVLAITHPLVIRAALLYVMQFPVSMFYRIDIEPLSATELRFNTVWRLRLETHA, from the coding sequence GTGCCAGCCACGCGTTTGACACTGATCTGCCATGCCGCTACGGCGTCGCAAAAGCTGGGGCGGTTTGCCGATGACGAGTCTGTCAGCATGGATTGGCAACACGCAGCGTTCTCCCTGGCCGGGCGCTTCAAGAAAAACCCGCGCCTGGTATGCGGGCCTGAAGCCAGGACCCGCGAGACGGCCGGGCTGTTCGGCGCTGACGCGCAAGTCGAAGATGCCTTGCGCGATGCTGACTTGGGTGCCTGGAAAGGCCAGGCGATCAACCAGTTGGACGGCGATGCATTGATGGCCTGGGCGACCGACAGCACCAGCACGCCCCACGGCGGCGAGTCGGTGGAACAGGTTTGTGCGCGGGTCGGGCAGTGGCTGCAATCCCTCGAAACCCAACCCGGTCATGTGTTGGCCATCACCCACCCGTTGGTGATTCGCGCCGCCTTGCTCTATGTCATGCAGTTCCCGGTGTCGATGTTCTACCGGATCGACATCGAGCCCCTGTCCGCCACCGAGCTGCGCTTCAACACTGTCTGGCGCCTGCGCCTGGAAACTCACGCCTGA